The Aureimonas mangrovi genome includes a region encoding these proteins:
- a CDS encoding tripartite tricarboxylate transporter substrate-binding protein: protein MKLKIAAALVAASFLVAPATAQEYPTQPLTMLVPFSAGGPTDVVARLVAQVMSRELGQQVLVENAAGAGGTLASGRLAQAEPDGYTMLIHHLGIATSATLYRSLPYDPLTAFDYVGQVTTVPMLLVSRPDYPAENFEQLLQMARENPDETLLANAGPGAVSHICGMLFMQAIGEQLTTVPYPGTGPAMTDVMGGQVDLLCDQTTNAIPPVSNNSVKAYATATAERIPQLPDVPTALEQGLEGFEVGVWHGIYVPAGTPEDRIETLSSALQVALQDETVLARFNELGTAPVPLEDATRESLKNQYESQIEFWRPLIEQAGEYAN, encoded by the coding sequence ATGAAACTGAAGATCGCGGCAGCATTGGTCGCGGCGAGCTTTCTCGTCGCACCGGCCACGGCCCAGGAATACCCGACACAGCCGCTGACGATGCTGGTGCCCTTCTCGGCCGGCGGCCCGACGGACGTCGTCGCGCGTCTCGTCGCGCAAGTGATGAGCCGCGAGCTCGGCCAGCAGGTGCTCGTGGAGAACGCGGCCGGCGCCGGCGGCACGCTGGCCTCCGGGCGCCTCGCCCAGGCCGAGCCGGACGGCTACACCATGCTCATCCACCATCTCGGCATCGCGACGAGCGCCACGCTCTACCGATCCTTGCCCTACGATCCGCTGACCGCGTTCGACTATGTCGGCCAGGTCACGACCGTTCCCATGCTGCTCGTCTCGCGCCCGGACTATCCGGCCGAGAACTTCGAGCAGCTCCTGCAGATGGCGCGCGAGAACCCCGATGAAACGCTGCTCGCCAATGCCGGCCCCGGCGCCGTCTCGCACATCTGCGGAATGCTGTTCATGCAGGCGATCGGCGAGCAGCTGACCACCGTGCCGTATCCCGGCACGGGACCGGCGATGACCGACGTCATGGGCGGGCAGGTCGATCTTCTGTGCGATCAGACCACGAACGCCATTCCGCCGGTCAGCAACAATTCGGTCAAGGCCTACGCCACCGCGACGGCCGAGCGGATCCCGCAGCTTCCGGACGTCCCGACGGCGCTCGAACAGGGGCTGGAGGGCTTCGAGGTCGGCGTCTGGCACGGCATCTACGTCCCTGCCGGCACGCCCGAGGACCGGATCGAGACGCTGAGCTCCGCGCTTCAGGTCGCGCTGCAGGACGAGACGGTACTGGCACGCTTCAACGAGCTCGGGACCGCGCCCGTGCCCCTCGAGGACGCGACGCGCGAATCCCTCAAGAACCAGTACGAGAGCCAGATCGAGTTCTGGCGGCCGCTGATCGAGCAGGCCGGCGAATACGCCAACTGA
- a CDS encoding GGDEF domain-containing protein: MLGLSPTQSMALIGPSVLLVFSGAFVGAWLLERRHAYLLILAAACVLFSSGAVMQIVQWPPTTAPNAVLSGLSYTLAVVAAAEAILRRSGKSLGLGWQIAGVGGITALLWYFAYVSPHLLTRVYVQNFGYGLILFVAAVKLARVPRTRVVDAALFWTLLLFAIHFFPRTVLTIGWTAPGTVGEFGVSPFWQALQLSMAVLGSALALVLLAAAIADVLDDLRTERDKDRLTGVLNRGGFEDRIRRMTCDPRIDRYALILCDLDHFKRINDTYGHAIGDEVLARFGAILGNLVDPAAVTGRIGGEEFAIVLPRGSTDDALKVASAIRSILAAEAFSSRPTEFRVTASFGVAESQPGLLFEDVFLAADRRLYRAKSEGRDRVIASAEPVASEV; encoded by the coding sequence ATGCTGGGGCTTTCGCCGACGCAATCGATGGCGTTGATCGGGCCGAGCGTCCTGCTGGTTTTCAGCGGCGCCTTCGTTGGTGCGTGGCTTCTCGAGAGGCGACACGCGTACCTGCTCATTCTTGCAGCCGCCTGTGTGCTCTTCTCTTCGGGCGCGGTGATGCAGATCGTGCAATGGCCGCCGACGACTGCACCCAATGCGGTGCTTTCGGGTCTTTCGTATACGCTGGCAGTCGTAGCCGCCGCAGAGGCGATCCTGCGCAGGTCGGGAAAGTCGCTCGGGCTCGGCTGGCAAATCGCCGGCGTCGGCGGCATCACGGCGCTGCTTTGGTATTTCGCCTACGTTTCTCCGCATCTCCTGACGCGCGTCTACGTCCAGAACTTCGGTTACGGCCTGATCCTCTTCGTTGCTGCGGTAAAGCTTGCGCGCGTCCCGCGCACGCGCGTCGTCGACGCCGCGCTGTTCTGGACGCTTCTGCTGTTCGCCATCCACTTTTTCCCTCGCACGGTGCTGACCATCGGATGGACGGCTCCAGGCACTGTGGGGGAGTTCGGAGTTTCTCCATTCTGGCAGGCCCTGCAACTCTCAATGGCGGTATTGGGGAGTGCGCTGGCGTTGGTTCTGTTGGCGGCGGCCATCGCCGACGTTCTCGATGACCTGCGAACGGAACGGGACAAGGATCGCCTGACAGGCGTCCTCAACCGCGGCGGCTTCGAGGATCGGATCCGCCGGATGACATGCGACCCAAGGATCGACCGCTATGCCCTGATCCTGTGCGACCTCGACCACTTCAAACGCATCAACGACACCTATGGCCACGCCATAGGCGATGAGGTGCTAGCCCGGTTCGGGGCCATCCTGGGCAACCTGGTCGATCCCGCTGCCGTGACGGGCCGCATCGGAGGGGAGGAGTTTGCAATTGTCCTTCCTCGAGGCTCGACCGACGATGCTCTGAAGGTCGCGTCGGCGATCAGGAGCATCCTCGCTGCCGAGGCTTTTTCGTCTCGGCCTACCGAGTTCCGTGTCACCGCCAGCTTCGGCGTGGCAGAGTCGCAGCCAGGGCTGCTTTTCGAGGACGTATTTCTCGCGGCCGACCGCCGGCTCTATCGCGCGAAGTCTGAAGGGCGTGATCGGGTCATCGCGAGCGCAGAACCGGTAGCGTCAGAGGTCTGA
- a CDS encoding DUF3572 family protein: protein MPIRDRIPSDPSAIGIAELSLLASDPVLMRRFLDLSGYETDQIRAEAEKRPFFVALIDFILAHSRP, encoded by the coding sequence GTGCCCATCCGCGACCGCATACCCTCCGACCCGTCCGCCATCGGCATCGCCGAGCTGAGCTTACTCGCGTCCGATCCGGTCCTGATGCGGCGGTTCCTCGATCTATCCGGCTACGAGACGGACCAAATCCGTGCCGAAGCCGAGAAACGGCCCTTCTTCGTCGCGCTCATCGACTTCATCCTGGCGCATAGCCGACCGTGA
- a CDS encoding ABC transporter permease subunit, with protein sequence MDYFIQQLINGVTLGSIYGLIAIGYTMVYGIIGMINFAHGEIFMLGSFIALSTFVIIAMLGLTFLPLVLLVMLIVAMLFTAMWGWTVERVAYRPLRGSFRLAPLITAIGMSIFLQNFVQVTQGARVKPLPPQVQGAIQITDGAQISYMQIVIIVTTLVLMTGFSLLIARTSLGRQQRACEQDAKMASLLGVNVDRTISLTFIMGASLASVAGIMYLLYYGVIDFYIGFLAGVKAFTAAVLGGIGSLPGAMLGGLLIGLIETFWSGYFSVEYKDVAAFSILAIVLIFLPSGLLGRPQVEKV encoded by the coding sequence ATGGACTATTTCATCCAGCAGCTCATCAACGGCGTGACGCTCGGCTCCATCTACGGGCTGATCGCGATCGGCTACACGATGGTGTACGGCATCATCGGCATGATCAACTTCGCCCATGGCGAAATCTTCATGCTCGGCTCGTTCATCGCGTTGTCCACCTTCGTCATCATAGCCATGCTCGGCCTCACCTTCTTGCCGCTGGTGCTGCTCGTGATGCTGATCGTGGCGATGCTGTTCACCGCCATGTGGGGCTGGACGGTGGAGCGCGTCGCCTACCGGCCCCTGCGCGGCTCGTTCCGCCTCGCTCCGCTGATCACCGCCATCGGCATGTCGATCTTCCTGCAGAATTTCGTGCAGGTCACGCAGGGCGCGCGCGTCAAGCCGCTGCCGCCGCAGGTCCAGGGCGCGATCCAGATCACCGACGGGGCGCAGATTTCCTACATGCAGATCGTCATCATCGTGACGACCCTCGTCCTGATGACGGGCTTCTCGCTTCTGATCGCCAGGACCTCGCTGGGGCGCCAGCAGCGGGCCTGCGAGCAGGACGCCAAGATGGCCTCGCTTCTCGGCGTCAACGTCGACCGCACGATCTCGCTCACCTTCATCATGGGCGCCTCGCTCGCGTCTGTCGCGGGCATCATGTACCTGCTCTATTATGGGGTGATCGACTTCTACATCGGCTTCCTCGCCGGCGTGAAGGCATTCACGGCGGCCGTCCTCGGCGGCATCGGCTCGCTGCCCGGCGCCATGCTCGGCGGGCTCCTTATCGGGCTCATCGAGACGTTCTGGTCGGGCTATTTCTCGGTCGAGTACAAGGACGTCGCGGCGTTCTCGATCCTCGCGATCGTGCTGATCTTCCTTCCCTCCGGCCTTCTCGGCCGCCCGCAGGTCGAGAAGGTCTGA
- a CDS encoding exopolysaccharide biosynthesis protein, translating into MSDILDELKKAADRGESVSLGDVTEAFGSRSYGPFLMLPALLEISPIGGIPGVPTVLAAIVVLFAGQMAFGREHLWLPGWIEKRAVSSQRVRKAADKVRPIGDWMDRWFHGRLPMLTSRPFELGAAIACILLALTVPPLEFLPFASTAPMAAIAAFGLALLVRDGLLMIVAYGMTVMAIGAGIGLWSSGR; encoded by the coding sequence GTGAGCGATATTCTCGACGAGCTGAAGAAGGCGGCCGATCGCGGCGAAAGCGTCTCTTTGGGGGATGTTACGGAGGCGTTCGGCAGCCGAAGCTACGGTCCTTTTCTCATGCTGCCAGCGCTTCTGGAGATTTCACCCATTGGCGGTATCCCCGGTGTGCCAACGGTTCTTGCGGCCATCGTCGTCCTTTTCGCGGGCCAGATGGCGTTCGGTCGAGAGCACCTGTGGCTGCCGGGATGGATCGAGAAGCGAGCAGTCTCATCGCAGCGTGTGAGGAAGGCCGCGGATAAGGTCCGACCGATCGGCGACTGGATGGACCGCTGGTTTCACGGCCGTTTGCCAATGCTGACGAGTCGGCCTTTTGAGTTGGGCGCCGCGATCGCGTGCATCTTGCTGGCGCTGACAGTGCCGCCCCTTGAGTTCCTGCCGTTCGCGAGCACGGCACCTATGGCCGCCATTGCGGCTTTCGGCTTGGCGCTCCTCGTTCGCGACGGCCTTCTGATGATAGTCGCTTACGGGATGACCGTGATGGCAATTGGGGCCGGCATCGGACTGTGGAGTTCAGGCCGCTAG
- the rirA gene encoding iron-responsive transcriptional regulator RirA, with translation MRLTRQTNYAIRMLMYCAANPGRLSRVGEVAAAYSVSELFLFKILQPLVEAGFVETVRGRNGGIRLARPAAEITLREVVIVTEESFNLAECFETGTECPLIDACALNAALRQALEAFLSALGGHTIASLVGGSNSIRHRLGLDEIEGLEPVAGKRKATSLAQAKVA, from the coding sequence ATGCGCCTCACGCGTCAGACGAACTACGCGATCAGGATGCTGATGTATTGCGCGGCCAATCCGGGGCGCCTGAGCCGCGTCGGGGAAGTGGCCGCTGCCTATTCGGTGTCGGAACTGTTCCTGTTCAAGATCCTGCAGCCGCTCGTCGAGGCCGGTTTCGTGGAGACGGTGCGCGGCCGCAACGGCGGCATTCGCCTTGCCCGGCCCGCCGCCGAGATCACGCTGCGCGAGGTGGTGATCGTCACGGAAGAGAGCTTCAACCTCGCCGAGTGCTTCGAGACCGGCACGGAATGCCCGCTGATTGACGCCTGTGCGCTGAACGCCGCGCTGCGTCAGGCGCTGGAGGCGTTCCTCTCGGCACTCGGCGGTCACACGATCGCCTCGCTCGTGGGTGGCAGCAACTCGATCCGCCACCGGTTGGGGCTCGACGAGATCGAGGGTCTCGAGCCTGTTGCCGGTAAGCGAAAGGCGACGAGCCTCGCACAGGCGAAGGTTGCCTGA
- a CDS encoding DUF982 domain-containing protein, whose amino-acid sequence MEHNAFEEPVRVFAGLGIPREIKSVFQAYTFLSEMPGHRNDPAHSMARKACLAAMDHRVEAETVRSAFERFARRAGILAPDVGDVIAASALTGTRSRTRA is encoded by the coding sequence ATGGAGCACAACGCTTTTGAAGAGCCCGTTCGGGTCTTTGCTGGTCTCGGCATTCCGCGCGAGATCAAATCCGTCTTCCAAGCCTATACGTTCTTGTCAGAAATGCCGGGGCACCGGAATGATCCGGCCCACAGCATGGCGAGGAAGGCGTGCCTCGCGGCGATGGATCACCGCGTAGAGGCTGAGACCGTGCGCAGCGCATTCGAGCGGTTTGCCCGGCGTGCCGGCATACTCGCGCCCGATGTCGGTGACGTGATTGCGGCGAGCGCCCTTACCGGCACACGGAGCCGAACGCGGGCCTGA